ATCTGTTGAGTTAAGTGTGGATTTCATTGTATAATTGTAATGTCTAGTATCGTTTGCTATTGTCACGGTTTGCTATGGCGCTATAGGTATCGACTTCCCAATAGAGGAGAGTTCCTGAATCTTTTTCACATTTTGTTTGAACATTTGTGCTCATGTGCAAGATCATTTCCCAGTTATTGTCTACCAAGTCATGGATGGgaagacaaaacaaaataaaagaaatataaccgaattctctctcaataaataaaGATCTGATGCTACTAACAGTTTGGATTTGTAACTGTGTTCTTAGGTTGAGCGCCCATCTAATAaccattttttaataattagagAAATGTTTTTTGGTTGATATGATGTTTGACTAGGATATGAATTATTTATGATGAAGCATCAAATATCATTTTGACTTTACATAAAAACCTGGTATTGCCAGCTTACTGTCTACATTATGCTCTCCTCGACAAGCTCCAAGAAACATTGCAAGGAGATTTTGCGTATGATCTATCAGAAGCAACCTTCCTTTCAAAATATGTTCATCTTGCCTCTTGTGGCCACTTCATCTCCCTCAAACCTTTGGCACTAACAATATCTGCATTCCTACCCTTGGTAAGCCAAGAAGGGATCAACACTTCTAGGCAGCCAAGGAAAACTTCTATGCTCATTACCTTAGTAATCTATCACATCTAATATAAAATCGCTTTCCTTGAAGTTAAATGTTTTGTATTATGTGTGAAAAGCTAACAGGAGTGCTCCCCTCCTGTGACAATACCAAAACTACCCATTGATTTTACCTGAAGGAGAACTAATCACTGCTTGTTATCCTCCAGTAATGTTTACTGTTTGGAAAACCAAGCCTAAGCTCGTAATCTTTCTGTATattgttctttttgtttgtgtgatttgcatctttttgtttctttccttttggaCTTAGTCTTTGTGTATATTGTTCTCTGTTTTCAAACAGGGTTTTCGAAAGGTGGATCCAGACCGCTGGGAATTTGCCAATGAAGGATTTTTGAGGGGTCAGAAGCACCTGCTTAGGATTATCAGTCGGCGAAAACCTGCCCACGGGCATGCTAATCAACAGCCACAACAACCACATGGACAGAACTCATCGGTTGCCGCCTGTGTTGAGGTTGGGAAATTTGGGCTTGAGGAAGAGGTGGAGAGGCTTAAGAGGGACAAGAATGTCCTTATGCAAGAACTTGTTAGGTTGAGGCAGCAGCAACAGTCCACAGATAGCCAGTTGCAAACCATGGTACAGCGACTTCAAGGAATGGAGCAGCGTCAGCAACAGATGATGTCATTCCTGGCCAAGGCGATGAACAGCCCAGGCTTCTTGGCTCAGTTTGTACAACAGCAAAATGACAACAATAGGCGCATAACGGAAGCCAATAAAAAACGAAGGCTCAAGCAGGAGGATGTTCCTGAGAATGAGGGTTCTGGTTCTCATGATGGGCAGATTGTGAAGTATCAGCCTCTGATGAATGAGGCAGCCCAAGCAATGCTTAGGCAGATTATGAAAATGGATGCTTCTTCTAAGTTGGAATCTTATGACAATAATCTTGGTGCAAAAGACAGTGGAAGCTCTTCGAGCCACACATCCGGAGTGACTCTTCAAGAGGTTCTGCCAACTTCAGGGCAATCCGCTCATATACCAGCAGCTTTTGGGATTTCCAGGCAGGGCCCATCAGCTCCAATATCTGAAATACAATCTTCCCTGCAATTTGCTAGTTCTGAAAAGGTTACAGCTTCTCAGTTTCCAGATATAAGTATGCTGGTTGGAGCACAGGGGGCAACCTCCATACCTATTCCTCAGGCAGAAGTGATCATGCCCCATGTTTCTCAAATGCCTGAAATGGTACCAGAAAATGTTGCTGATATCCCTTGTGAAGATTACATGGAACCAGAGACATGCAATGATGGATTCATAGATCCAGCTTCATTAGGAATTAATGGAACAATACCCATAGATATTGACAACATCTCCCCTGATCCTGATATTGATGCTTTGCTTGATAATTCTAGCTTCTGGGATGACCTTCTTGTGCAGAGTCCAGAGCCTGAGGATATTGAATCAAGTTCTGTAGAGGGTAAAGCCAATGGAAATGATGTGCAGCCAAATGCAAACGGGTGGGACAAAGCTCAGCATGTGGATCAGCTGACAGAACAAATGGAGCTTCTGACATCAGACAAGAAGCTTTAATCACACGAAATGTACCTTTGTCCCACACTGTATGAGGTAAACACCTACTAAACTTTTAAATCAGCGGTCCTCCTCCTTTGGCCATTGGAACAAGCAATGCCTTTGGTATCTGTTCAGCGTAGCTTTATTTTTGCACATATGGAGACATAAAATTCAGTTTTctttatctcaaatttttattttgaacttttctcTTCATCATCTTATGAGAGATTCAAGATCTCAAGAAACATTATGTTTTCCTTAGGTCCATAGATCCGATTATCCATCTTTTGTACATGTCAAATCCTATTCCTGAATTCTGCCTTTGTTTCAAAGTAATTCACTTTCGtggttcctttttttattttccaattttttgTCCATGGAGACCATTCATTGGCTACTTTAACTTTATGGAAAAACTTGTACCGCACAATagcttagaaaaatattaaaataatatatattttttattttttaaaatttatttttgatattagcatataaaaaagattcaaaaacattaaaaatataatttgaattaaaaaaatataaattttgatgaaaaataggtTGCACTGAACCCCAAACAAATCAGGATTTAGTTAGAGGTAGCACTCTTGAGCGGTTAGAGAAATTCGATGGAGGGTGGGAAATTGATTTGCTAGACCTTTTGCGATATCTAAAAGTAGTAGGGAAGTGTGACTGGTATCAGAACGCAGAAGCAAGCACACTCGTAGACTTCGAGGGCCGAACTGCTGATCTTGGAGCAGAGAATTGATTATAAAGAAAAGATTGTGGAGTGTTTGACTCACTGGAAGTTAGGAAGCTAATTATTGGAGGGAGTTCTATAAACCAATGCAATTGAGATTTGATAAGGTTGACAGCTGCTTGTTTCGAACTGATGTTATATCTGTGATAAGCAACAGGGAGAATGAGATAATTGCCTGCTGTAACAAGGTCAAAGTATACAGTGTAGGCTGCTCTTGGTTTAGGATGAAAGGTTAATTGTTGAGCAAATGGCCAATTTACCCTTGGATTACTGAACTGAATGCTTGTAACTTGCTCGCCTGTCACATAAATAACAACGTTTCCAGTGGCTTTGTGGCCTATTTAGGGAGGCGGAAAGCTTCATGGGGATATATAAACCATATTGAAGCCAATCTGGATAATTTCATGTGCTGGAGGTGTGAATTGTCGTGGAAAGAGTAACGTGTCACCTTCTGTTCCTGTGGTAATATTGCTGAGGGGTGCTGCTCTATTCCCCAGCTTGGTAAAAGTGGGATGTGGCCTTATTGGCACGTTGCATGATAAAGTCGAGGGAAAATTACTCTGATActcggattttttttaaaaaaaaaagtgacagtttcataaaaattttaggagaatagcataaaaatatttgcatcacgatcatttttttaaatgttggtttagtcaaaattcaaaagtcaaaatatatattttatgtaaattaattaatatgtacAAAAGCTTgcccaaatttttttaaaatccaatgattaaaaaaaaaaaaaggagagaagttGATCTGGTAGGAAAGAAAAATTGAGTCACTTTGGATtgaggttttattttttgtacacTCGATGTCGTTAGAAAGATTTTAATGATATGATTATAACCACATTTTAGAATGCCACCAAACAAGAATGTATAGTTAGGGGTTAATTTAGGGTTAAAGTGGTTTAGTGATTAATATGATTGTATTCTAAGATGTGGTTAGATTTGTCtaatcaaaatgacatgaaagaaaaatgagagaagaaaaaatagttcaCTAGATACATATCAAGCTTTGTTTGTTATGCACCCAGTGCCGTTAGAAATTTTTTGATGATGCGATATCTACATCTTGAAATACCATTAAATGATGACATAATTAATTAGTGGTTAATTTAGGGTCAAAGTGGTTTAgatttaatttgatgaatttttaagaTATGGTTAGAATTGAATATTCAAAATCTTTCTAAAAATactatttgtataaaaaaacccGCCGGTGCTCCTATAATTTAAACACAAAAGCTCTTATCtttgtgttttcaaatttattcatttttttatgaaaagaccTAAATATGCCTcgattttttcaactttttctttttctttttcttttccccctCTCTCCTCCTTCTGCATCTTTCTCCTCtccctttcctttctctctttaccTCTCTCCCTGACATCCCCTCTCCTCTATATATTCTCTCCACAACAATCACCCTCTCTCTCAATTCATCTCTTCTATCTTCCTGGACATCTCCTCTCCTTGCTACTCTCTCTTCATAACAAGCATCCCTTAATTAGCTCTCTTTTCAAAATcagatttgttgattttatgtGTATTATTTCTCATAGTTGGGACATTGCTGGGACGAGTGACTTGAATATGGATCTGTTAGGTTGAGATCATAGTTCGCTTAGGCAAATGTAGAATGCTTGCTTTACGGCCTATGGTCATCAGCTTGTTTAATATCTCGTTCAAATTCTGACCAATGCTTGTTCTTTACAGATGGGGTAGTTTATTGGAAAATGGCCCAGTAGTGGTGAAGCAATAGATTATGAAAGACAAAAACAAGTACATCAAGCACCTCGTGGTGGTGCTTTATACGTCGTTGCTCCTAACTAAAATACATATAATCATGGGATATAGTAAATTACAGGTGGTGGAAAATCAATGAAGACAAGCTGGTACTGATGGCGATTGGGTTGTGCCTGTAAATGAACTGGTGCTAATGGCAATTTGGGTGGCCTGGTCTCGTTGCTCTGTAGgcaattttaagttttttctgtGGTCATCTTTACTGTTCCCATCGTAATTTGTGAAGTTTGGGGGAAGTCTAGTGTTTTAACATCAAATTTTAACTTACATTAATACTTTGACCATGAGAAGTTGTAaatatgtaatatttaatttataagggtgttttatatattaaatcaattttaatagtatttatgtaatatttttgagttttttcgtTGACTCGTATGTGTCTGttgatttttaatgtaatttttaaatggtGACGAAGTGTTACCATCTTCTTAAAATGCTAGGAGATTTTTCCTAAAGTTTATTGCATGGTTTCTGGTTGGTCTAATTTGAGCAGTCCTTGGTATCTGATACCTATTTGAGTAGCCAAACCTGTTAAAAAAGTTGACTGAAACTGCTGATTTATAGTGCATGGAATCCTGATATGTTTTGATTCATGACATGCATTCAATCCTGCCTACCTCAAAAAATCGTCACTTGGACCTTTAGAAACTCTGATTCTTAAGCATGAA
The sequence above is drawn from the Populus alba chromosome 15, ASM523922v2, whole genome shotgun sequence genome and encodes:
- the LOC118028342 gene encoding heat shock factor protein HSF8; translated protein: MDGTINSASGGDSSISGGGAQVASVPMASQSNAPPPFLSKTYDMVDDPATDAVVSWSSTNNSFVVWNPPEFARDLLPKYFKHNNFSSFVRQLNTYGFRKVDPDRWEFANEGFLRGQKHLLRIISRRKPAHGHANQQPQQPHGQNSSVAACVEVGKFGLEEEVERLKRDKNVLMQELVRLRQQQQSTDSQLQTMVQRLQGMEQRQQQMMSFLAKAMNSPGFLAQFVQQQNDNNRRITEANKKRRLKQEDVPENEGSGSHDGQIVKYQPLMNEAAQAMLRQIMKMDASSKLESYDNNLGAKDSGSSSSHTSGVTLQEVLPTSGQSAHIPAAFGISRQGPSAPISEIQSSLQFASSEKVTASQFPDISMLVGAQGATSIPIPQAEVIMPHVSQMPEMVPENVADIPCEDYMEPETCNDGFIDPASLGINGTIPIDIDNISPDPDIDALLDNSSFWDDLLVQSPEPEDIESSSVEGKANGNDVQPNANGWDKAQHVDQLTEQMELLTSDKKL